From Pagrus major chromosome 2, Pma_NU_1.0, one genomic window encodes:
- the snrpd2 gene encoding small nuclear ribonucleoprotein Sm D2, translating into MSLLTKPKSEMTPEELQKREEEEFNTGPLSVLTQSVKNNTQVLINCRNNKKLLGRVKAFDRHCNMVLENVKEMWTEVPKSGKGKKKSKPVNKDRYISKMFLRGDSVIIVLRNPLITGK; encoded by the exons GAGTCTGTTAACAAAACCCAAGTCGGAGATGACTCCAGAGGAGCTCCAGAAacgagaggaagaggagttcAACACTGGTCCCCTGTCTGTGCTCACGCAGTCAGTGAAGAACAACACTCAGGTCCTCATTAACTGTCGCAACAACAAGAAACTGCTCGGAAGAGTCAAGGCTTTTGACAG ACACTGCAACATGGTCTTAGAGAACGTGAAGGAGATGTGGACAGAAGTTCCCAAGAGCGGGAAGGGAAAGAAGAAGTCTAAGCCGGTGAACAAGGACCGCTACATTTCTAAAATGTTCCTGAGGGGCGACTCTGTCATCATCGTGCTGAGGAATCCTCTGATCACAGGAAAATGA